The Triticum aestivum cultivar Chinese Spring chromosome 7B, IWGSC CS RefSeq v2.1, whole genome shotgun sequence genome window below encodes:
- the LOC123160890 gene encoding iron-sulfur cluster co-chaperone protein HscB homolog isoform X1: MWRRAGPICLHLTGIAGRRIRRPPQPPAPTATCSTSAFASSSFHHNLGTFRDSTGVPPSRSLSNQAGGDGGIGGECWSCGAKGAFLSCGSCRSVQPVDPAVDYFQIFGLDRGYDVKDTNLEGKYKDWQKKLHPDLVHSKSEKERDFAAGQSALVIEAYRTLSKPLPRALYLLQLEGIHVDEEKTINDPELLMEMMEIREAVSEAGDSETLKKIQSQMKRKLETWSKAFQEAFDKRDFDGAVEATQRMRYYERAMEETVKKL, encoded by the exons ATGTGGCGCCGAGCCGGACCGATCTGCCTCCACCTCACCGGAATCGCCGGCCGCCGCATCCGACGACCCCCACAGCCTCCTGCTCCCACAGCCACCTGCTCTACCTCCGCCTTCGCTTCATCCTCTTTCCACCACAATCTTGGAACCTTTCGGGATTCCACCGGAGTTCCTCCCTCTCGAAGCCTATCGAACCAGGCAGGAGGTGatggcggcattggcggcgagtGCTGGAGTTGTGGCGCCAAGGGGGCATTCCTCTCCTGCGGGTCCTGCAGGAGTGTGCAGCCCGTTGATCCTGCGGTCGACTACTTCCAAATATTTGGCCT GGACAGAGGATACGACGTAAAGGATACCAACTTAGAAGGAAAGTACAAAGACTGGCAGAAGAAGTTACATCCTGACCTTGTTCATTCTAAATCAGAG AAAGAGAGAGATTTTGCGGCCGGGCAGTCAGCACTTGTCATTGAGGCATATCGCACACTGAGCAAACCTTTACCAAGGGCATTGTACTTG CTGCAACTTGAGGGGATACACGTTGATGAGGAGAAGACTATCAATGATCCAGAACTTCTTATGGAG ATGATGGAGATACGTGAAGCTGTTAGTGAAGCCGGTGATTCTGAAACTCTGAAGAAGATCCAATCTCAG ATGAAGAGGAAGCTCGAAACCTGGTCCAAAGCCTTCCAGGAAGCGTTCGACAAGAGGGACTTTGACGGTGCAGTGGAAGCTACACAGAGAATGAGATACTACGAACGTGCTATGGAAGAAACTGTGAAGAAGCTTTGA
- the LOC123160890 gene encoding iron-sulfur cluster co-chaperone protein HscB homolog isoform X2 yields the protein MWRRAGPICLHLTGIAGRRIRRPPQPPAPTATCSTSAFASSSFHHNLGTFRDSTGVPPSRSLSNQAGGDGGIGGECWSCGAKGAFLSCGSCRSVQPVDPAVDYFQIFGLGYDVKDTNLEGKYKDWQKKLHPDLVHSKSEKERDFAAGQSALVIEAYRTLSKPLPRALYLLQLEGIHVDEEKTINDPELLMEMMEIREAVSEAGDSETLKKIQSQMKRKLETWSKAFQEAFDKRDFDGAVEATQRMRYYERAMEETVKKL from the exons ATGTGGCGCCGAGCCGGACCGATCTGCCTCCACCTCACCGGAATCGCCGGCCGCCGCATCCGACGACCCCCACAGCCTCCTGCTCCCACAGCCACCTGCTCTACCTCCGCCTTCGCTTCATCCTCTTTCCACCACAATCTTGGAACCTTTCGGGATTCCACCGGAGTTCCTCCCTCTCGAAGCCTATCGAACCAGGCAGGAGGTGatggcggcattggcggcgagtGCTGGAGTTGTGGCGCCAAGGGGGCATTCCTCTCCTGCGGGTCCTGCAGGAGTGTGCAGCCCGTTGATCCTGCGGTCGACTACTTCCAAATATTTGGCCT AGGATACGACGTAAAGGATACCAACTTAGAAGGAAAGTACAAAGACTGGCAGAAGAAGTTACATCCTGACCTTGTTCATTCTAAATCAGAG AAAGAGAGAGATTTTGCGGCCGGGCAGTCAGCACTTGTCATTGAGGCATATCGCACACTGAGCAAACCTTTACCAAGGGCATTGTACTTG CTGCAACTTGAGGGGATACACGTTGATGAGGAGAAGACTATCAATGATCCAGAACTTCTTATGGAG ATGATGGAGATACGTGAAGCTGTTAGTGAAGCCGGTGATTCTGAAACTCTGAAGAAGATCCAATCTCAG ATGAAGAGGAAGCTCGAAACCTGGTCCAAAGCCTTCCAGGAAGCGTTCGACAAGAGGGACTTTGACGGTGCAGTGGAAGCTACACAGAGAATGAGATACTACGAACGTGCTATGGAAGAAACTGTGAAGAAGCTTTGA
- the LOC123160886 gene encoding telomerase reverse transcriptase, with product MARRRRRRAFGGRPELRLAYGSRARPLGRAILALLPPPPPPGAPCPVCRGAASGCLACRRWAHLLRDGDPVAYRRLVTRAVCAVEPVPAAPLPPQYTPGNAGHSQAQLVRETIKWILTDRSCRTKNVLCNGIHQGGQANLVSSSSWNILLDRIGDLLMCYILRHSSVFLPIKKSDYFQVTGVPLNIVLHKPIFASTMARKQQSRSIEVKCPTCHVLRNAKMKLNITGGNRGNSSDSAFYCSDNTQKCDALQSSGSCDAERVIKPNCSSDGCNCSNCFTRKPRKRKRLYSWQRRSKRKQICNEDKLTELSKLNNSNYAVCNLLSDGAAAGVNGQTHSLKRTADNISIGMNNDEFVSQIEEPCDVPVLSLKKSPSSVSDTSPSQDLFCGYCKSGVQCTSPKVGPSSYSQLNSGSICFNCLMLNASKCVSVDSLIPRQAIFYNKGLSENVFHRSNLTNKRKGPDALSLLKRIFGIKECCIKFVQCDCHGSSTPNSNCLYHWMLQLVKNLIRNSKHCQYKKLFLKHCSVKSKVAKDGFPSGNIKYSRGGKSAYCGESFAQLEAYSTHQQVLSFVWAVLTRIIPQPLLGNPSSKRSLRMNIWKFIRLRRFETFQVTDCIGDLKAPEYSWLSKIGFTSCICSVLLGEETGLSNGTEEQKQNNLLHCWISWLFSDIVIPLINTYFYVTERETKRYDVFYYPKSVWRNLTSNTIATLKAQSFKILCGTSRRAIKHLYRSSRVRFLPKAKDIRPLVNFKAQSKDGILNKCHLVIKKLRADNPEMFGSSVFDYDDVYKNLSSFMSSVRRQLTESKIYIVVADVSKAFDCVNHDVLLKIMDDVLKGDEYALRKCTKVIYSRSKNVAYRFDSNVSVSNGNRINDFSIQPSSGGGILVDQGTVSTIRKEELQRVLFEQVKCNILKIGPNFYLQQVGIAQGNKLSPNLCSLYYGHLENSVILNFLRDGNSGDAISEPEFLMMRFIDDFMFISLSKKHALNFFNRMRRGFVYYNTYMNDSKYGYNFNIGDNEQCDNRIYRGDDGVTFIPWSGLLINCENLEIQADYTRYLGITIISTITVKMHSSMKYLSSKLCHYMRPKCHPIFYDSNINSLGTVRLNMYQAFLLCAMKFHCYMRSMPYSSISKPELLHVIKKTFRYMHSLIVSRMQDMELQSNVRPVLKLRRKETNWLGLSAYIRVLQKKQSRYKDLLALLIAEAEGYGHMDCDSDSLCYAVDDSHSSMFWKFKY from the exons ATGgcgcggcggcgccgccgtcgcGCGTTCGGCGGCCGCCCGGAGCTCCGCCTGGCCTACGGCTCCCGCGCCCGCCCGCTCGGCCGCGCGATCCTCGCGCTgctgcccccgcccccgccccccggCGCCCCCTGCCCCGTCTGCCGCGGCGCGGCCTCCGGGTGCCTCGCGTGCCGCCGCTGGGCGCACCTCCTCCGCGACGGCGACCCCGTCGCGTACCGCCGCCTCGTCACCCGCGCCGTCTGCGCCGTCGAGCCCGTGCCGGCCGCGCCCCTGCCGCCGCAGTATACCCCAGGGAACGCCGGGCACTCGCAGGCACAG CTCGTTCGGGAGACGATAAAGTGGATCTTGACGGATCGGTCCTGTAGAACCAAGAACGTCCTCTGCAATGGTATCCATCAG GGTGGCCAGGCTAACCTTGTTTCTTCTTCATCCTGGAATATTCTCCTGGATAGA ATTGGGGATCTTCTCATGTGCTATATTCTGAGGCATTCATCAGTCTTTTTGCCCATTAAAAAGAGTGATTACTTTCAGGTGACTGGTGTTCCACTCAACATTGTTCTGCACAAGCCTATATTTGCCAGTACCATGGCAAGGAAACAACAATCCAGATCGATAGAAGTCAAATGCCCTACG TGCCACGTGTTGCGTAATGCAAAGATGAAACTAAACATAACCGGAGGCAATCGTGGCAACAGTTCAGACTCTGCATTTTACTGTTCAGATAACACTCAGAAATGTGATGCTCTACAAAGTTCTGGAAGTTGTGATGCTGAAAGAGTTATAAAGCCTAATTGTTCAAGTGATGGATGTAACTGTTCCAATTGCTTTACCCGGAAGCCTAGGAAAAGAAAAAGATTGTACAGCTGGCAGCGCCGCAGTAAGCGGAAGCAGATCTGTAATGAAGATAAGTTAACAGAGTTAAGTAAATTAAACAACAGTAATTATGCTGTGTGTAATCTCTTATCAGATGGCGCAGCTGCTGGAGTGAATGGTCAAACACACTCCTTGAAGCGTACTGCAGATAACATTTCTATTGGAATGAACAATGATGAATTTGTTTCACAAATTGAAGAGCCATGTGATGTACCCGTCCTGTCATTAAAGAAGTCACCTAGTTCTGTGTCAGATACTAGTCCTTCCCAGGATCTATTTTGTGGTTACTGTAAATCAGGAGTCCAATGTACAAGTCCCAAAGTAGGACCCTCCAGCTACTCACAACTGAAC AGTGGTTCCATCTGCTTCAATTGCTTAATGTTGAATGCTTCGAAATGTGTGTCAGTAGATTCTTTGATACCAAGACAGGCCATTTTCTATAACAAAGGATTATCTGAGAATGTCTTCCATCGTAGCA ACTTGACAAATAAAAGGAAAGGACCAGACGCACTGTCTTTATTGAAGCGCATATTTGGAATCAAGGAATGCTGCATAAAGTTCGTCCAATGTGATTGCCATGGATCTTCCACACCAAATTCTAATTGCCT GTATCATTGGATGCTTCAACTAGTGAAAAATCTCATAAGGAATTCTAAACATTGCCAGTACAAGAAACTATTTCTGAAGCATTGTTCTGTCAAGTCTAAG GTGGCAAAAGATGGGTTCCCTTCAGGCAACATAAAATATTCAAGAGGAGGAAAATCAGCATATTGTGGTGAATCTTTTGCTCAGTTGGAAGCTTACAGTACACATCAGCAAGTACTATCCTTTGTCTGGGCAGTGTTGACACGTATCATACCACAGCCTTTGTTAGGGAATCCTTCTAGTAAGAGATCATTAAGGATGAACATTTGGAAGTTTATAAGGTTACGTAGGTTTGAAACATTTCAAGTAACTGATTGTATTGGTGACTTGAAAGCACCAGAATATTCTTGGCTATCAAAAATTGGATTCACTAGTTGCATTTGTTCTGTACTACTTGGAGAAGAGACTGGGCTGTCAAATGGCACAGAGGAGCAGAAACAGAACAATCTCTTGCATTGTTGGATTAGCTGGTTATTTTCTGACattgtgatcccattgatcaataCATACTTTTATGTTACAGAAAGAGAAACAAAACGATATGATGTTTTCTATTATCCAAAGTCAGTGTGGAGGAACCTAACTAGCAATACTATTGCTACCTTAAAGGCGCAGAGCTTCAAGATTTTGTGTGGTACATCGAGGAGAGCAATAAAACATTTGTACCGTTCTTCAAGAGTGAGATTTCTTCCAAAAGCAAAGGATATCAGACCATTAGTAAATTTTAAAGCTCAGTCAAAGGATGGTATTCTCAACAAGTGTCATTTAGTTATTAAAAAATTAAGGGCTGATAACCCAGAGATGTTTGGTTCTTCTGTTTTTGATTATGATGATGTTTACAAAAACCTTTCCAGTTTTATGTCTTCAGTAAGAAGACAGTTGACAGAGTCAAAGATATATATTGTGGTTGCTGATGTATCCAAGGCATTTGATTGTGTTAATCATGACGTGCTACTGAAAATTATGGATGATGTTCTGAAAGGTGATGAGTATGCCTTGAGAAAATGTACCAAAGTAATTTACAGTAGGTCTAAGAATGTGGCTTACCGCTTTGATTCAAATGTCTCCGTCAGCAATGGAAACAGAATTAATGATTTCTCAATTCAGCCATCATCAGGTGGTGGCATTCTAGTTGATCAG GGAACTGTTAGTACAATCCGGAAGGAAGAGCTTCAACGTGTCCTTTTCGAACAAGTCAAGTGCAATATTCTGAAGATTGGGCCAAACTTTTACTTGCAGCAAGTAGGGATTGCTCAAGGAAACAAGTTATCTCCCAACCTTTGTTCCCTATACTATGGCCACCTTGAGAAttctgtgatattgaattttctGCGTGATGGAAATTCAGGAGATGCTATTTCAGAACCGGAATTTTTAATGATGAGGTTCAttgatgacttcatgtttatctctCTCTCAAAGAAGCATGCTTTGAATTTCTTTAAtaggatgagaagaggttttgtgTACTACAATACTTACATGAATGACAGCAAATATGGTTATAATTTCAACATTGGAGATAACGAGCAGTGCGATAATAGGATCTACAGGGGCGATGATGGAGTCACTTTCATACCATGGAGTGGTTTGCTTATAAACTGTGAAAATTTAGAAATTCAAGCTGATTATACAAG GTATTTAGGCATTACAATCATCTCCACGATCACTGTGAAGATGCATTCTTCCATGAAGTACCTTAGCAGCAAGCTATGTCATTATATGCGTCCGAAGTGCCATCCCATTTTTTACGACTCCAATATCAACTCACTGGGCACTGTAAGACTGAATATGTATCAAGCCTTCCTGTTATGCGCAATGAAGTTCCATTGCTATATGCGGAGCATGCCTTATTCCAGCATAAGCAAACCCGAGTTGCTGCATGTCATTAAGAAGACCTTCAG ATACATGCATAGTCTGATTGTCAGCCGTATGCAAGATATGGAGCTGCAATCCAATGTGCGCCCAGTTCTAAAGCTAAGACGCAAAGAAACCAATTGGCTTGGACTATCTGCCTACATCCGCGTGCTTCAAAAGAAACAATCTCGTTACAAGGATTTGTTGGCGTTGTTGATAGCAGAGGCTGAGGGTTATGGTCATATGGACTGTGATTCTGACAGTTTGTGCTATGCTGTGGATGATTCTCACTCGTCAATGTTCTGGAAGTTCAAATATTAG